One part of the Arabidopsis thaliana chromosome 1 sequence genome encodes these proteins:
- the ESP1 gene encoding hydroxyproline-rich glycoprotein family protein translates to MLGMVQPPQVTPKVEPQAVQQPQQSHQSIPPKPNVQAHMSSFQGGGSVHEPANTMQPQAPIRKHPTPQPMPMPPPPPSVSANSAQSQPRFSHPQRQGHLNPAVTSMSHPQSSQVQNAPPPASHHPTSQQPPFHHLDIPASSTQLQQQPMHSGGGPHVAQQQSRPYHHQYGQAQTGPNTGFQHHGAPTQHLSQPMYHSGNRPPASGGPQFPQGQPHLPSQPTYQGGGQYRGDYNNNQLAGLMAQDRGPSWMAGQSESSNITHLPGLGPVPPPSQVGPGGGPPPRPAPISAEMEKALLQQVMSLTPEQINLLPPEQRNQVLQLQQILRQ, encoded by the exons ACTCCGAAAGTTGAGCCACAAGCTGTACAACAACCTCAACAATCTCATCAATCTATCCCGCCAAAGCCAAACGTTCAAGCTCATATGTCTTCTTTCCAAGGCGGTGGCAGTGTACATGAGCCAGCCAATACGATGCAGCCACAAGCCCCGATTCGAAAACACCCAACACCACAACCAATGCCTATGCCTCCACCACCGCCTTCTGTTTCTGCAAATAGTGCTCAATCACAGCCTCGTTTTTCGCATCCCCAGCGTCAGGGACATCTGAATCCTGCTGTCACTTCTATGTCTCATCCACAGTCTTCTCAAGTTCAAAACGCGCCTCCTCCGGCTTCCCATCATCCAACATCCCAGCAACCTCCTTTTCATCATCTTGATATACCAGCTTCCTCCACTCAGTTGCAACAACAACCAATGCACTCTGGTGGAGGTCCTCATGTGGCACAGCAACAGTCTAGAccatatcatcatcaatatgGACAAGCTCAAACTGGTCCAAACACTGGATTTCAGCACCATGGCGCACCTACTCAGCATCTTTCTCAACCCATGTATCAT TCAGGCAACAGACCCCCTGCTTCCGGTGGACCTCAATTCCCGCAGGGACAGCCACATCTGCCTAGTCAGCCAACATATCAG GGAGGAGGTCAATATCGTGGAGACTACAACAATAACCAATTAGCAGGTCTGATGGCTCAAGACAGAGGTCCTTCTTGGATGGCTGGCCAATCAGAGAGCTCGAACATTACTCATCTGCCAGGCTTAGGACCGGTGCCTCCACCAAGCCAAGTTGGGCCTGGAGGTGGCCCACCACCTCGCCCTGCACCg ATATCTGCAGAGATGGAGAAGGCACTACTTCAACAAGTGATGAGCCTTACACCAGAGCAGATCAATCTGCTGCCACCAGAACAGAGAAACCAAGTCCTTCAGCTTCAACAGATTCTCCGACAGTGA